The Bacillota bacterium region GAAGGAGTTTGGATCGGAGATCGCCCTCCTAGTGGATGGCGTTACCAAATTGGGCCGCCTGGAGTATCGGTCCCAGGAGGAGGTCCAGGCCGAGAACCTGCGCAAGATGTTCCTGGCCATGGCTAAGGACATAAGGGTGATCATCATAAAGCTCGCAGACAGGCTGCACAACATGAGGACCCTCAATCACCTGTCCTCCTCCCGCCAGATCGAGATAGCCAACGAGACCCTGGACATCTACGCCCCCCTGGCTCACAGGCTTGGGATGTGGCGTTTCAAGTGGGAGATGGAGGACCTTGCCTTCCGCCACAAGAGCCCTCAGGAGTATGCGCAGGTGGTGGAGAAGGTTGCCCGCCAGCAGAAGGACCGGGAGGGCTTCATCCAAGAGGTCATCAGGGACCTCAAGGAGAGGATGGATGACGCGGAGATCGAGGCGGACATCCAGGGCAGGGCAAAGCACTACCACAGCATATACCGGAAGATGTTAAAGCAGCAAAAGGACATCTCCGAGATATATGACCTGATGGCCTTCAGGATAATAGTTGATACCGTTAAGGACTGCTATGCGGTCCTGGGACTAGCCCACTCCCTATGGAAGCCCATCCCCGGCCGGTTCAAGGACTACATTGCCATGCCCAAGTCCAACATGTACCAGTCCCTTCACACAACCGTCATCGGGCCCCGGGGAGACCCATTTGAGGTGCAGATAAGGACCTGGGAGATGCACCGTACCGCCGAGTACGGGATCGCCGCCCACTGGCGCTACAAGGAGGAGTCTCCAGGGGACCGGGAGTTTGACAAGAAACTCTCCTGGATGCGGCAGGTCTTGGAATGGCAGCGGGACATGAGGGATGCCCGGGAGTTCATGGAGTCCCTGCGGATCGACCTCTTCTCCGACGAGGTATTCGTGTTCACGCCCAAGGGCGATGTGATGGACCTGCCGGCAGGGGCCACCCCGATAGACTTTGCCTACTCCATCCATACGGAGGTGGGACATCGCTGCGTAGGGGCCAAGGTGAACGGCAGAATCGTACCCCTGGACTACAAGCTCCAGAACGGCGAGATAGTGGAGATCCTCACCAGCAAGCAGTCACCAGGCCCCAGCGCGGACTGGCTGAAGGTAGTCAAGACCTCCGGGGCCAAGAACCGGATACGCCAGTGGTTCAAGCGGGAGAGGCGGGATGAGAACATTGCCCGGGGGCGGGAACTCCTGGAGAAGGAGGTCAAGCGCCAGGGCTTTGATGTTCATGACTTCACTGCTGACCACTACATGGAGGCTGCGGCCAGGAAGCTGAACCTGCAGTCCCCGGAGGATCTCCTGGCTGCCATAGGGTACGGGGGCTTCACTGCGGGAGCGGTCACCAGCAAGATCAGGGAAGAGTGGAAGAAGGATCACGTGCCCGTTCCGCTCTTGCCCGATGACAAGGAGGCAAAGCCTGCCCCGGGGGCGCCCGGGGAGGGAGTACGGGTCAAGGGGGTAACCAACCTCCTGGTAAAGTTCGCCCGTTGCTGTAACCCGGTCCCTGGAGACCCCATAATAGGTTACATAACCCGGGGGCGAGGCCTCACCATACACCGCATGGACTGCCCCAACGTCACCGATTTCGTGGATGACCAGGACCGCCTGATGGAAGTGGGCTGGGACGATACCGCCCACGCGGTGTATCCAGTGGAGCTCGAGGTAGACGCCGCAGACAGGCCTGGACTCCTGTCTGATGTGGCCCATATCCTGTCGGATGCTGGTGTGAACGTTACCTCGGCGAAGGTCATGACATCCAAGCGGAAAAAGATGGCCATCTTCCGGCTGGTCCTGGAGATCCGGGACCTGAAGCAGCTGGAAACCCTGCGCCGGCAGATCTCCAAGATACCAGACGTGCTGGAGGTGCGCCGGGTTACGAAGGAAATTACAGGGAGGAACAGTACTTGAGGGCGGTGATCCAGCGGGTTTCCCGAGCCAGCGTGCGCGTGGATGACCAGGTGGTAGCAGAGGTAGGCAGGGGCTTCCTGGTGCTCCTGGGGGTGAGGTCCGAGGACACCCTGGCGAATGTGTCGTACCTGGCGGAGAAAGTGGCCTGTTTGCGGGTGTTTGAGGATGAAGCGGGCAGGATGAATCTTGGCCTTCATGAGGTGGGTGGCGAGGTGCTGGCCATTTCCCAGTTCACGCTGTACGGGGATACCCGGAAGGGGAGAAGGCCCAGTTTCACGCAGGCCGCTTGCCCCGAGGAGGCCAGGCCTCTTTACGAGGGCTTCGTGGAGGCCCTGCGAAAGCGGGGTGTGCCGGTGAAGGTGGGCGTCTTTGGAGCCCACATGATGGTGAGACTGGAGAACGACGGTCCCGTGACCCTCATCCTTGACACGGGTGAGGCGGGCCCGGGGAGGAGAGAGCGATGAAACTGGACATGGTGGCTGTGGGGGCTTTCCAGGCCAACTGCTACATCTTGGGCTGCGAGAGGACAAAGGAGGGCCTGGTGATTGACCCAGGCAGCGAACCCAAGCGAATCCTTGATATGGTGGCAAGGATGGGACTGAGGGTGACCACCATAGTGAACACTCACGCGCACGTTGACCACATTGGTGCCAACCTGGAGGTCAAGAACGCGACAGGGGCAGACCTTCTCATACACGAGGCAGACGAGCCTTACACGAAAAGCTCCCTCAAGAACCTCACCCTTCTTTCGCCCTTCTCGGCCAAGCCGGGCCAGCCGGACCGGCTGCTCAAGGAGGGGGACAGCGTACTTGTGGGCCAGGAGATATCGCTGGAGGTAATCCACACCCCTGGCCACACCCCTGGGGGGATCTGCCTCTACGGTGATGGCATCCTGTTTACCGGTGATACCCTCTTTTCGGGTTCCATAGGCAGGACCGACCTTCCCGGGGGCAACCTCGAGACGCTTATCGCATCCATCAGGGAGAAGCTACTCATACTGCCTGAGGATACCCTGGTGTACCCGGGTCATGGGCCGTCCTCCACCATCGGGGACGAGAGGTCCTCGAACCCCTTCCTGTGAGGTTGCCCACAGGCTACGTGCTGTGTAGAATATACCCAAAAGCGCCAGGAGGCGGCGTTCATGTTGATTAGCAGGCCCAGGGGCACCAACGACATCCTCCCGGGGGATGCCGGCAAGTGGCGGCACGCTGAGGCGACCTTCCGGGAGGTGTGCCGGCGCTACTCCTACGGGGAGATCAGGACCCCTGTTTTCGAGCACACAGAGCTCTTCCAAAGGGGCGTAGGCGAGAGCACCGATATTGTCCAGAAGGAAATGTACACATTCACGGACCGGGGCAATCGCAGCATTACCCTGAAGGCCGAGGGTACTGCGCCCACGGTCAGGGCCTACCTGGAAAACAAACTTCACGCAGATCCCCAGCCGGTGAAGATGTTCTACATATGCCCCATCTTCCGCTACGAGCGGCCCCAGGCAGGCCGGCTCAGGCAGCACCACCAGCTGGGGGTTGAGGCGATAGGCTCGGCCCAGCCCTCGGTGGACGTGGAGACCATTGCCCTTGCCATGGACTTCTTCGAGATGGTGGGTCTTCGCGGCCTTGAGGTGAGACTGAACAGCATTGGCTGCCCCCGGTGCCGGTCGGCATACCGGGAGCGCCTGGTGAAGTACCTCTCCGCTAAGGAGGGGCTCTGCCCGGACTGCTCCCGCCGGCTTGTCCAGAACCCCCTCAGGGTTCTTGACTGCAAGCGGCCGGAGTGCCGGGCCCTGGTACAGGACTCGCCTGCCATGGGGGATTACCTCTGCGATGAGTGTAGCGTCCACTTGGCCCATGTCCAGGAGTACCTTGGAGGGCTCCAGGTGCCCTTCGACCTTGACCCACACCTGGTGAGGGGCTTGGACTACTACACCCGCACTGTGTTCGAGATCGTCCACGGCGCCCTGGGGGCCCAGGGCAGCGTGTGTTCGGGAGGGCGTTACGATGGACTCGCCCAGGAGTGTGGCGGCCCCCCCACCCCTGGGGTGGGCTTCGGGCTGGGTATCGAGAGGCTCATCATGGCCCTGGAGGGGAGCGGCGTTAGCCTTCCCGGCCAGGAGGAGGCCCAGTGCTTCGTGGCGATGGCCGGTGACAGGGGCTGCGACGCAGTGACCCTGGTCAGGGATATCCGGCGCCACGGCATCCAGGCGGAGATGGATCACATGGACAGGAGCCTCAAGGCCCAGATGCGTCACGCAGGGAGGCTCGGGGTCCGGTACACAGTCATAGTGGGAGATGAGGAAGCCATAAAAAGGCGGGCCTTGGTGAAGGAGATGGCCTCTGGCCAGCAGGAAGAGGTGCCCTTTGACAAGGTGGGCTCCTTCATAGCGGAAAGGATTGGTGTTTAGATGGAGCATCTCAAGCGCACCCACCGCTGCGGGGACCTCAGTCGTTCCCAGGCCGGGGAGATGGTCGGGGTCACGGGCTGGGTGCACCGCTCAAGGGATCACGGTGGGCTGATCTTTGTTGATGTCAGGGACCGGAGCGGGATCGTCCAGGCGGTGTTCAGCCCCGATGTGGACGGGAATACCTTCAATATGGCCAAGGAGCTCCGGTCCGAGTACGTGGTGGCCCTGGAGGGCAGGCTTGACCTGAGGCCGGAGGGCAGGATAAACGCTGCCCTGGAAACAGGGGAGGTGGAGATCTACGTCGACCGTTGCGAGATCCTCAACCCCGCCAGGACGCCCCCCTTCCCCATAAACGAGAACACCGAGGTGGAGGAGGCGCTTCGCCTCCAGTACCGGTACCTTGACTTGAGGCGCCAGATGCTCCAGAAGAGCATTGCCTTTCGCCACCGCGTGGTGAAGGCGGTAAGGGACTTCTACGACTCTAGGGGGTTCTACGAGATCGAGACCCCGGTCCTGACCAGGAGCACCCCTGAGGGTGCCCGGGACTACCTAGTGCCGAGCCGGGTGAACCCTGGCCGCTTCTACGCGCTGCCCCAGTCGCCCCAGCTCTTCAAGCAACTCCTGATGGTGGGCGGGATGGAGCGCTACTTCCAGGTGGTGCGCTGCTTCCGGGACGAGGACCTCAGGGCTGACCGGCAGCCGGAGTTCACACAGGTAGACGTGGAGATGGCCTTCGTGGATATGGAGGATGTCATCCAGGGGACCGAGGAGATGCTC contains the following coding sequences:
- the dtd gene encoding D-aminoacyl-tRNA deacylase, whose product is MRAVIQRVSRASVRVDDQVVAEVGRGFLVLLGVRSEDTLANVSYLAEKVACLRVFEDEAGRMNLGLHEVGGEVLAISQFTLYGDTRKGRRPSFTQAACPEEARPLYEGFVEALRKRGVPVKVGVFGAHMMVRLENDGPVTLILDTGEAGPGRRER
- a CDS encoding MBL fold metallo-hydrolase, whose translation is MKLDMVAVGAFQANCYILGCERTKEGLVIDPGSEPKRILDMVARMGLRVTTIVNTHAHVDHIGANLEVKNATGADLLIHEADEPYTKSSLKNLTLLSPFSAKPGQPDRLLKEGDSVLVGQEISLEVIHTPGHTPGGICLYGDGILFTGDTLFSGSIGRTDLPGGNLETLIASIREKLLILPEDTLVYPGHGPSSTIGDERSSNPFL
- a CDS encoding bifunctional (p)ppGpp synthetase/guanosine-3',5'-bis(diphosphate) 3'-pyrophosphohydrolase, with protein sequence MTVLDLLKSAPSGTSSDLRLIERAYEFAREAHNGQYRDSGEEYIEHPLCVAAILAELELDAASIAAGLLHDVVEDTKVSLDQLEKEFGSEIALLVDGVTKLGRLEYRSQEEVQAENLRKMFLAMAKDIRVIIIKLADRLHNMRTLNHLSSSRQIEIANETLDIYAPLAHRLGMWRFKWEMEDLAFRHKSPQEYAQVVEKVARQQKDREGFIQEVIRDLKERMDDAEIEADIQGRAKHYHSIYRKMLKQQKDISEIYDLMAFRIIVDTVKDCYAVLGLAHSLWKPIPGRFKDYIAMPKSNMYQSLHTTVIGPRGDPFEVQIRTWEMHRTAEYGIAAHWRYKEESPGDREFDKKLSWMRQVLEWQRDMRDAREFMESLRIDLFSDEVFVFTPKGDVMDLPAGATPIDFAYSIHTEVGHRCVGAKVNGRIVPLDYKLQNGEIVEILTSKQSPGPSADWLKVVKTSGAKNRIRQWFKRERRDENIARGRELLEKEVKRQGFDVHDFTADHYMEAAARKLNLQSPEDLLAAIGYGGFTAGAVTSKIREEWKKDHVPVPLLPDDKEAKPAPGAPGEGVRVKGVTNLLVKFARCCNPVPGDPIIGYITRGRGLTIHRMDCPNVTDFVDDQDRLMEVGWDDTAHAVYPVELEVDAADRPGLLSDVAHILSDAGVNVTSAKVMTSKRKKMAIFRLVLEIRDLKQLETLRRQISKIPDVLEVRRVTKEITGRNST
- the hisS gene encoding histidine--tRNA ligase is translated as MLISRPRGTNDILPGDAGKWRHAEATFREVCRRYSYGEIRTPVFEHTELFQRGVGESTDIVQKEMYTFTDRGNRSITLKAEGTAPTVRAYLENKLHADPQPVKMFYICPIFRYERPQAGRLRQHHQLGVEAIGSAQPSVDVETIALAMDFFEMVGLRGLEVRLNSIGCPRCRSAYRERLVKYLSAKEGLCPDCSRRLVQNPLRVLDCKRPECRALVQDSPAMGDYLCDECSVHLAHVQEYLGGLQVPFDLDPHLVRGLDYYTRTVFEIVHGALGAQGSVCSGGRYDGLAQECGGPPTPGVGFGLGIERLIMALEGSGVSLPGQEEAQCFVAMAGDRGCDAVTLVRDIRRHGIQAEMDHMDRSLKAQMRHAGRLGVRYTVIVGDEEAIKRRALVKEMASGQQEEVPFDKVGSFIAERIGV